Below is a genomic region from Candidatus Polarisedimenticolia bacterium.
TCGTCCAGCTGACCGGTGAGGGCCTGAGCAAGGCCTCGACGTACGGAGGCTGGCTGTGGTTCGTGTATGCCGTCATGCAGTTCTTCTGCGCCCCCGTGCTCGGGAACCTGAGCGACCACTTCGGGCGCCGGCCGGTGATCCTCTTCGCGGTCTTCGCGCTCGGCGTCGATTACCTCATCATGGGGCTCGCCCCGGGTTTGGCCTGGCTGTTCGTCGGCCGGACGATTGCCGGGATGGCGGGCGCGTCCTTCACGCCTGCGTACGCCTATCTCGCCGATGTCAGCCCCCCTCACCGGCGCGCGCAGAATTTCGGGCTGGTCGGCGCGGCGTTCGGCATGGGGTTCATCATCGGACCGGCGGTCGGCGGCCTGCTCGGAACGTTCGGTCCCAGGGCCCCCTTCTTCGCGGCAGCCGGCCTGTTGCTCCTGAACGTCCT
It encodes:
- a CDS encoding MFS transporter yields the protein MTRTPAGRSAVLFIFMTVLVDTIGFGIILPVLPALIVQLTGEGLSKASTYGGWLWFVYAVMQFFCAPVLGNLSDHFGRRPVILFAVFALGVDYLIMGLAPGLAWLFVGRTIAGMAGASFTPAYAYLADVSPPHRRAQNFGLVGAAFGMGFIIGPAVGGLLGTFGPRAPFFAAAGLLLLNVLFGLFALPESLAPESRRPFDLKRANPLGTLMHLRRYPTVLGLAGALFLWQLGHQVLPSTWAFYTMLKFHWSEAQVGASLAFVGVIMAISTG